A region from the uncultured Holophaga sp. genome encodes:
- a CDS encoding response regulator: protein MSRILSVDDSATMRRIIGRAVAVLGYEFLEAENGLRALELLPAHPDIELIILDVNMPEMDGFETLKRIKGDSRFCNIPVMMVTTESDRTRIVEAIQAGAANYVTKPFNQEDLGAKIAQCLGCF from the coding sequence ATGAGCAGAATCCTTTCCGTGGACGACTCCGCAACCATGCGCCGTATCATCGGCCGGGCCGTGGCGGTGCTCGGCTACGAATTCCTGGAGGCTGAAAACGGCCTCAGGGCCCTGGAGCTCCTCCCCGCCCACCCGGACATCGAGCTGATCATCCTGGATGTGAACATGCCGGAGATGGACGGTTTCGAGACCCTCAAGCGAATCAAGGGGGACAGCCGCTTCTGCAACATCCCGGTGATGATGGTGACCACCGAGTCGGACCGGACGAGGATCGTGGAGGCCATCCAGGCTGGGGCCGCGAACTACGTGACCAAACCCTTCAACCAAGAGGACCTGGGGGCCAAGATCGCCCAGTGCCTTGGGTGTTTCTGA
- a CDS encoding chemotaxis protein CheW: protein MMTQYATFALDERTFGIEIQLVREIIRAFEITPVPRSERHIRGLINLRGQVVTIMDLGVRLGGASKTITPASHIIILKATTSSNDILGLLVDSIADVVEEDAAATEPPPANTTESGNGLLAGVINGRSGLIVLLKMDEIINKK, encoded by the coding sequence ATGATGACCCAGTACGCCACCTTCGCCCTGGACGAGCGGACCTTCGGCATCGAGATCCAGTTGGTCCGGGAGATCATCCGCGCCTTCGAGATCACCCCGGTCCCCCGCTCCGAGCGCCACATCCGTGGCCTCATCAACCTCCGGGGCCAGGTGGTCACCATCATGGACCTCGGAGTGCGCCTCGGAGGCGCATCGAAAACCATCACGCCCGCGAGCCACATCATCATCCTCAAGGCCACCACGAGCTCCAACGACATCCTGGGCCTGCTGGTGGACTCCATCGCCGATGTGGTGGAGGAGGATGCCGCCGCTACCGAACCCCCCCCCGCCAACACCACCGAGTCCGGCAACGGTCTCCTGGCCGGGGTGATCAACGGACGGAGCGGACTCATCGTGCTTCTGAAAATGGATGAAATAATAAACAAAAAATAA
- a CDS encoding thioesterase family protein has product MARIRLELPEHLPFETQLDIRVTDLNYGDHLGNDALLGLLHEARVRFLRSMGYTEKDIEGVGTVMGDCAIIYRSQGFLGEEITIRVGTGDFTRTGCDVFYLLTKADGTELARAKTGIVFFDYSAGTVRPVPAGFRERAC; this is encoded by the coding sequence ATGGCACGGATCCGTCTGGAACTTCCCGAGCACCTCCCCTTCGAGACCCAGCTGGACATCCGGGTCACGGACCTGAACTACGGGGATCACCTGGGCAATGATGCCCTGCTGGGGCTCCTGCACGAGGCCCGGGTGCGTTTCCTGCGCTCCATGGGGTATACGGAGAAGGACATCGAGGGGGTGGGCACCGTCATGGGGGATTGCGCCATCATCTACCGATCCCAGGGCTTTCTGGGCGAGGAGATCACGATCCGCGTCGGAACAGGGGACTTCACCCGCACGGGCTGCGACGTCTTCTACCTGCTCACCAAGGCCGATGGCACGGAGTTGGCCCGGGCCAAAACGGGCATCGTGTTCTTCGACTATAGTGCAGGAACGGTGCGCCCCGTGCCAGCCGGGTTCCGGGAGCGGGCCTGCTGA
- the yvcK gene encoding uridine diphosphate-N-acetylglucosamine-binding protein YvcK, with translation MNPDLPLKVVAIGGGTGQAALLRALKLEAGRPRSPWTITGIVTVSDNGGSSGRLRTELGSIPPGDLRNCLTALIREDSSLSELMSFRFPGDGALGGHALGNLILLAMAEITGSWVKALKELSASLVTLGRLYPSTLTPVHLMAEDMAGNRYEGETSVNDSHPPLARLWLEPMDTDPLPEAMLAILQADVILLAPGSLYTSTIPNLLIDELRDAISRSGAPVVYIANLMTEPGETAGLSLEDHLAAIQAFGHVGLDAVIANRAPLPAATLERYRHEGGRPLAPAGAVVCGVPVHACSLVDPDSVWVRHHPERLAGAIRSCIETL, from the coding sequence ATGAACCCTGACCTGCCGCTCAAGGTGGTGGCCATCGGGGGGGGGACCGGGCAGGCGGCCCTGCTGAGGGCCCTCAAGCTCGAGGCCGGGCGCCCGCGGAGTCCCTGGACCATCACAGGCATCGTCACCGTTTCCGATAACGGGGGCTCCTCCGGTCGCCTGCGGACAGAGCTGGGGAGCATCCCGCCCGGCGACCTCCGGAACTGCCTGACGGCTCTCATCCGGGAGGACTCCTCCCTCTCGGAACTCATGAGCTTCCGCTTTCCGGGAGATGGGGCCCTGGGGGGCCATGCCCTGGGCAACCTGATCCTGCTGGCCATGGCCGAGATCACCGGCAGCTGGGTGAAGGCCCTCAAGGAGCTCTCCGCCAGCCTGGTGACTCTGGGACGCCTCTACCCTTCGACCCTGACCCCGGTGCACCTGATGGCGGAGGACATGGCCGGGAACCGCTACGAAGGTGAGACCTCGGTCAATGACTCTCATCCACCCCTGGCTAGGCTCTGGCTGGAGCCGATGGATACTGATCCCCTTCCGGAGGCCATGCTTGCCATCCTCCAGGCGGATGTGATCCTCCTGGCTCCCGGGAGTCTCTACACCTCGACCATTCCCAACCTGCTGATCGATGAACTCCGGGATGCCATATCCCGCTCCGGGGCCCCTGTGGTCTACATCGCCAATCTCATGACGGAGCCCGGCGAGACTGCGGGGCTCTCCTTGGAGGACCACCTGGCCGCCATCCAGGCCTTCGGTCATGTCGGGCTTGACGCGGTGATCGCCAACCGTGCCCCGCTTCCGGCAGCAACCCTGGAACGCTACCGGCATGAGGGGGGGCGCCCCCTGGCGCCTGCGGGAGCGGTTGTCTGCGGTGTTCCCGTCCATGCGTGTTCCCTGGTGGATCCCGATTCCGTGTGGGTACGCCATCATCCGGAGCGTCTCGCCGGGGCCATCCGCTCCTGTATCGAAACCTTGTAG
- a CDS encoding protein-glutamate O-methyltransferase CheR, producing the protein MSMNRDTITVDEFNLLRTYIEQHCGIALGEEKAYLVETRLAGLLAETGCADFGAFHRLASADGSTALRDRIVDAMTTNETLWFRDQHPYTILRERLLPPLAEEIRQGSRFRIRIWSAASSTGQEPYSIAMAILEFCRVNPGIRPEHFEILATDISPSALFLAKAGRYDSAAMARGMPDALRELYFDPAGPVWAVKEEVKRMVSFRRFNLQDPIEPLGKMDIVFCRYVAIYFSESFKRRIYAGIARILAPSGHLIISAVESLRSLTDEFEALSHANGTYYRYARTKGGL; encoded by the coding sequence ATGTCCATGAACAGGGACACCATCACCGTTGACGAGTTCAACCTGCTCCGGACCTACATCGAGCAACACTGTGGCATTGCCCTGGGGGAGGAGAAGGCCTACCTCGTGGAGACCCGTCTGGCGGGCCTCCTGGCCGAGACCGGCTGCGCCGACTTCGGGGCCTTCCACCGCCTGGCCAGCGCCGACGGCTCCACCGCTCTTCGGGACCGAATCGTGGACGCCATGACCACCAATGAGACCCTCTGGTTCAGGGATCAGCACCCCTACACCATCCTACGGGAACGGCTCCTCCCCCCCCTGGCGGAGGAGATCCGACAGGGCTCCCGTTTCCGCATCCGCATCTGGTCCGCGGCCAGTTCCACCGGCCAGGAGCCCTACTCCATCGCCATGGCGATCCTGGAGTTCTGCCGGGTCAACCCTGGCATCCGCCCAGAGCACTTCGAGATCCTGGCCACAGACATCAGCCCCTCGGCCCTCTTCCTGGCCAAGGCCGGTCGCTACGACTCGGCGGCCATGGCCCGGGGAATGCCCGATGCCCTGCGGGAGCTCTACTTCGACCCAGCGGGCCCGGTCTGGGCCGTCAAGGAGGAGGTCAAGCGCATGGTGAGCTTCCGGCGCTTCAACCTCCAGGATCCCATCGAGCCCCTGGGCAAGATGGACATCGTCTTCTGCCGCTACGTGGCCATCTACTTCTCCGAGAGCTTCAAGCGCCGCATCTATGCCGGCATCGCCCGGATCCTGGCCCCCTCGGGACACCTGATCATCAGCGCCGTGGAGTCGCTACGGAGCCTCACCGACGAGTTCGAGGCCCTTTCCCATGCCAATGGGACCTACTATCGCTATGCGCGCACCAAGGGGGGATTATGA
- a CDS encoding chemotaxis response regulator protein-glutamate methylesterase has product MSSKSLNVLVVDDTIVYRKILTDVLEKIEGIQGIATATQGRLALARMEQSPADLVLLDVEMPEMGGLETLEHLRQRWPETDVVMVSGANLSSAEVTVQALEQGAMDFIRKPEGSDPEASRQELRDKLRPLIRHISTRKNMRSSTAPPPSPPLPAAQAIPQRSAPARGQMEVVGIGVSTGGPNALAEVIPLLPADFPLPILIVQHMPPNFTASLAEHLDKRSRLRVVEATEGEPILPGRVYIAPGGRHMVVRRHAPAPGSFQRIIGLNEAPPENSCRPSVDVLFRSMAAQFDSPVLAVIMTGMGNDGCEGVRTLKRRGCHCLTQSEETCVVYGMPLAVDEAGLSDEQVPLRSIAARLERLARQGACP; this is encoded by the coding sequence ATGAGTTCCAAGTCACTGAACGTGCTGGTGGTGGATGACACCATCGTCTACCGGAAGATCCTCACGGATGTCCTCGAGAAGATCGAGGGCATCCAGGGGATTGCGACTGCCACCCAGGGACGCCTCGCCCTGGCCCGCATGGAACAGTCCCCCGCAGACTTGGTCCTTCTTGATGTGGAGATGCCCGAGATGGGAGGCCTGGAGACCCTGGAACACCTGCGCCAACGCTGGCCTGAGACGGATGTGGTCATGGTGAGCGGTGCAAACCTGAGCTCGGCGGAGGTCACGGTCCAGGCCCTGGAGCAGGGTGCCATGGACTTCATCCGCAAGCCCGAGGGCAGCGACCCCGAGGCCAGCCGCCAGGAACTCCGAGACAAGCTCCGTCCCCTGATCCGGCACATCAGCACCCGCAAGAACATGCGGAGCTCCACGGCACCTCCCCCCTCGCCGCCCCTTCCGGCTGCCCAGGCCATCCCCCAGCGTTCTGCTCCAGCTCGAGGTCAAATGGAGGTGGTGGGGATCGGCGTCAGCACGGGAGGCCCCAATGCTCTGGCCGAGGTGATCCCCCTGCTCCCGGCCGACTTTCCGCTGCCCATCCTCATCGTCCAGCACATGCCGCCCAACTTCACCGCATCCCTGGCCGAGCACCTGGACAAGCGGAGCCGCCTCAGGGTGGTGGAGGCGACCGAGGGCGAGCCCATCTTGCCCGGCCGGGTGTACATCGCCCCTGGGGGCAGACACATGGTGGTCCGCCGCCATGCCCCTGCCCCCGGGAGCTTCCAGCGGATCATCGGCCTCAACGAAGCGCCTCCGGAGAATTCCTGCCGCCCCTCGGTGGATGTGCTCTTCCGATCCATGGCGGCGCAGTTTGACAGCCCGGTCCTGGCGGTGATCATGACCGGCATGGGCAACGATGGCTGTGAGGGGGTGCGGACCCTCAAGCGCCGGGGCTGCCACTGTCTCACCCAGAGCGAAGAGACCTGCGTGGTCTATGGCATGCCCCTGGCCGTGGACGAGGCAGGGCTCTCCGATGAACAGGTCCCCCTCCGGTCCATCGCAGCGCGTCTTGAGCGGCTGGCCCGCCAGGGGGCATGTCCATGA
- a CDS encoding tyrosine recombinase XerC: MDREACSTLGEAVRGFHLEQTARGVSPHTTRAQTGDLDKLLAHAVTAGWESWEVKPRTLRGFAFELGERGLDPASQARILSTVRAFYRWLWETRRISSNPAIGLRNPKQVQRLPAFLTEEESRELLELPEAADFTSARLRCMLELLYASGLRVSELTGLDLQDLLLAERTLRVWGKGNKERLVPFHEGAGEALRAYLAFRGAFLAEKGLPASEALFLNQRGGRLTPTSVRTFLGHALEQAALRARISPHALRHSFATHLLNRGMDLRTIQELLGHASLSTTQRYTHLDLEQLARTYEKAHPRARS, translated from the coding sequence ATGGACAGGGAGGCCTGCAGCACCCTCGGGGAGGCCGTGCGGGGCTTCCATCTGGAGCAGACGGCCCGCGGGGTCTCGCCCCACACCACCCGGGCCCAGACCGGGGATCTGGACAAGCTGCTGGCCCATGCGGTCACGGCCGGTTGGGAGAGCTGGGAGGTCAAGCCCCGCACCCTCCGGGGCTTTGCCTTCGAGCTGGGCGAGCGGGGCCTGGATCCCGCCAGCCAGGCCCGGATCCTCAGCACGGTGCGGGCCTTCTACCGGTGGCTCTGGGAGACCCGCCGTATCAGCTCGAACCCCGCCATCGGCCTCCGGAACCCCAAGCAGGTCCAGCGGCTGCCCGCTTTCCTCACGGAGGAGGAAAGCCGGGAACTCCTGGAGCTGCCGGAAGCTGCGGACTTCACCTCCGCCCGGCTCCGCTGCATGCTGGAACTCCTCTATGCCTCAGGTCTCCGGGTTTCGGAGCTCACCGGGCTGGACCTTCAGGATCTCCTCCTGGCGGAGCGGACCCTCAGGGTCTGGGGCAAAGGCAACAAGGAACGTCTGGTTCCCTTCCATGAGGGGGCCGGGGAGGCGTTGCGGGCCTATCTCGCCTTCCGGGGGGCCTTCCTTGCAGAGAAGGGGCTCCCGGCCTCCGAGGCCCTCTTCCTCAACCAACGTGGGGGGCGCCTCACCCCCACCAGTGTCCGGACCTTCCTGGGGCATGCCCTGGAGCAGGCGGCGTTGAGGGCCAGGATCAGTCCCCATGCGCTGCGCCACAGCTTCGCCACCCACCTGCTGAACAGGGGCATGGACCTGCGCACCATCCAGGAGCTCCTGGGCCACGCCTCCCTCAGCACCACCCAGCGCTACACCCACCTGGACCTGGAGCAATTGGCCAGGACCTATGAGAAGGCCCATCCGAGGGCCAGGAGCTGA
- a CDS encoding DUF4388 domain-containing protein yields the protein MGLKGDLATMGLEDIFQWLAVGKKTGVLELKGLLHTKRVAFHEGRVSSVWSSDPREYLGQYLLAYNRISEEQLREALAAQEDENQLLGRILVSRQLITEAEIRRIVQLKVEESIYDTFLWEAGHFEFFDGQGSSQRSMLLSLDVTGVVLEGARRKDEWLHIRKVVKGGDAVVQAVPEAIAEMLPLAPEDADLLARLDGQKTLDQLVIEMRAPEFKIHKLVFDLHEKGMLRIIHPGGKLGEHSSLQLQRARQLVEKQKLQEAQAELKLILTERPQLQEATRMLEVVEHMMEERTIDEAMVPELAVSIEELMQAQLGPNEAFLATRVNSVWTIKDIISISPFPHDECLAIFAKLLRRGILKLQQLPTGGIQPGRYR from the coding sequence ATGGGACTCAAAGGCGATCTGGCCACGATGGGACTGGAGGACATCTTCCAGTGGCTGGCCGTGGGCAAGAAGACGGGGGTCCTGGAGCTGAAGGGCCTCCTCCACACCAAGCGCGTGGCCTTCCACGAGGGGCGGGTGTCCAGTGTCTGGTCCTCGGATCCCCGGGAGTACCTGGGCCAGTATCTGCTGGCCTACAACCGCATCTCCGAGGAGCAGCTCCGGGAGGCCCTGGCGGCCCAGGAGGATGAGAACCAGCTGCTGGGGCGGATTCTCGTGAGCCGCCAGCTCATCACCGAGGCGGAGATCCGGCGCATCGTGCAGCTCAAGGTCGAGGAGTCCATCTATGACACCTTCCTGTGGGAGGCGGGACACTTCGAGTTCTTCGACGGGCAGGGGTCCTCCCAGCGCTCCATGCTCCTGAGTCTGGATGTCACGGGGGTCGTGCTGGAGGGAGCCCGGCGCAAGGACGAGTGGCTCCATATCCGGAAAGTGGTGAAGGGCGGGGACGCGGTGGTGCAGGCGGTGCCCGAGGCCATCGCCGAGATGCTGCCTCTGGCACCCGAAGATGCGGATCTCCTGGCCCGGCTGGACGGCCAGAAGACCCTGGATCAGCTGGTCATCGAAATGCGGGCGCCCGAGTTCAAGATCCACAAGCTGGTCTTCGACCTCCACGAAAAGGGCATGCTGAGGATCATCCACCCCGGGGGCAAGCTGGGAGAGCACTCCAGCCTGCAGCTCCAGCGGGCCCGACAGCTGGTGGAGAAGCAGAAGCTCCAGGAGGCCCAGGCCGAACTCAAGCTCATCCTCACCGAGCGGCCCCAGCTTCAGGAGGCCACGCGGATGCTGGAGGTGGTCGAGCACATGATGGAGGAACGCACCATTGACGAGGCCATGGTGCCTGAGCTGGCGGTGAGCATTGAGGAGCTGATGCAGGCCCAGCTGGGTCCCAATGAGGCCTTCCTGGCCACCCGGGTCAACTCGGTGTGGACCATCAAGGACATCATCTCCATCTCGCCTTTTCCGCACGATGAGTGTCTTGCCATCTTTGCGAAGCTCCTCCGCCGTGGGATTCTCAAGTTGCAGCAACTGCCCACAGGGGGGATCCAGCCGGGACGCTACCGCTGA
- a CDS encoding methyl-accepting chemotaxis protein, which produces MQTLDNIKMGPKLLVSFLVVALFSVLVGIFAIMKMSAATESDTKLYEKVTVPLGDMATLMEDTQRIRVNMRDAIQTGNVEKYGARIEELRATITKAGDAFAASLLTENGKRVWATYKEQEAKNTAMVNRILNLVRTGRTQEVDGLMRGEALQIVNDLNKALDNLREAKLQIAKDTAAANRSQAESARNTMIIVMVIAALIALGIGIVIARSITRPLGQGVEMMSELAKGHLGRRLRMTRRDEIGLLAREMDSFADDLQHNVLGTLQKLAEGNLDANLSPKDAADEIRPALKSLSNNLQQLIDEMNHMSSQHDAGDIDVKIATDRFQGAYKVMAQGVNDMVFGHIAVKKKAMACVRAFGEGDFEAPLERFPGKKVFINDTIEQVRGNLKALIADASLLARAAVEGRLATRADANHHQGDFRRIVQGVNETLDAVIAPVNEVRRVMAALEQGDLTASIPQNYQGDLQELRNAVNNSIAKLATTVREISTASNTLASASEELSATATTMTGSADSMTRQANTAAAATEQASANVKNMAAGIEQISSNSNTVATAAEEVSANLGTVGAAVEQMSANMKTISGNADRMTAAVRTVATAIEEMSSSLVEVSKNSGQAAVVAGKAAGSANSTAEIVDKLGQSAQEIGKVVDMIKGIAAQTNLLALNATIEAASAGEAGKGFAVVANEVKELAKQTASATEDIRAQVEEMQGSTRDAVRAIDEIVKIINEINMISGNIAASVEEQTATTNEISRNVGETARNAAEVGLNVQQAATGANEVARNVHEAVKGVGDITRNVNQLAQGANDVARNAAEAAHGMNDVARNVVSVSTAAKETTRGATDTTGAAQELARLAEKLQLAVSRFRV; this is translated from the coding sequence ATGCAAACCCTCGACAACATCAAGATGGGGCCCAAGCTCCTCGTCTCCTTCCTGGTCGTCGCCCTCTTCTCGGTGCTGGTGGGCATCTTCGCCATCATGAAGATGAGTGCCGCCACAGAGTCGGACACCAAGCTCTATGAGAAGGTCACGGTCCCCCTGGGGGACATGGCCACCCTCATGGAGGATACCCAGCGCATCCGGGTCAACATGCGGGACGCCATCCAGACCGGGAACGTCGAGAAATACGGGGCCCGGATCGAGGAACTCCGAGCCACGATCACCAAGGCCGGAGATGCCTTTGCAGCCTCCCTCCTCACCGAGAATGGCAAGCGGGTCTGGGCCACCTACAAGGAGCAGGAGGCGAAGAACACCGCCATGGTCAACCGAATCCTCAACCTCGTCCGCACCGGACGCACCCAGGAGGTGGACGGCCTGATGCGAGGTGAGGCCCTGCAGATCGTGAATGACCTGAACAAAGCCCTCGACAACCTCCGGGAGGCCAAGCTCCAGATCGCCAAGGACACGGCAGCCGCAAACCGCAGCCAGGCCGAGTCCGCGCGCAACACCATGATCATCGTGATGGTCATCGCAGCCCTGATCGCCCTGGGGATCGGAATCGTGATCGCCCGGTCCATCACCCGGCCCCTGGGACAGGGCGTTGAGATGATGAGTGAACTGGCCAAGGGCCACCTGGGCCGTCGCCTCCGCATGACACGCAGAGACGAGATCGGGCTCCTGGCCAGGGAGATGGACAGTTTCGCCGACGACCTGCAGCACAACGTCCTTGGTACCCTGCAGAAGCTGGCAGAGGGCAATCTGGACGCCAACCTGAGCCCCAAGGATGCCGCCGACGAGATCCGGCCCGCCCTGAAGAGCCTTTCCAACAATCTGCAACAACTCATCGATGAGATGAACCACATGTCCTCCCAACACGACGCCGGCGACATCGATGTAAAAATCGCCACAGACCGCTTCCAGGGGGCTTACAAGGTCATGGCACAGGGTGTCAACGACATGGTATTCGGGCACATCGCGGTCAAGAAGAAGGCCATGGCCTGCGTAAGAGCCTTCGGCGAAGGAGACTTCGAAGCCCCCCTGGAGCGCTTCCCGGGCAAGAAGGTATTCATCAATGACACCATCGAACAGGTCAGGGGGAACCTGAAGGCCCTCATCGCCGACGCTTCCCTGCTCGCCCGCGCTGCCGTCGAAGGCCGTCTGGCCACCCGCGCCGACGCCAATCATCACCAGGGCGACTTCCGTCGCATTGTCCAGGGTGTCAACGAAACCCTCGACGCAGTCATCGCTCCCGTCAACGAGGTACGCCGTGTCATGGCCGCCCTGGAACAGGGCGACCTCACCGCCAGCATCCCCCAGAATTACCAGGGTGACCTCCAGGAACTCCGCAACGCCGTGAACAACAGCATCGCCAAGCTGGCAACCACGGTCCGGGAGATCTCCACAGCTTCCAACACCCTGGCCAGTGCTTCCGAAGAGCTCTCGGCGACGGCCACGACCATGACTGGCAGCGCCGACAGCATGACCCGGCAGGCCAATACCGCAGCCGCCGCCACAGAACAGGCCTCGGCCAACGTCAAGAACATGGCCGCCGGGATCGAACAGATCAGCTCCAATTCCAACACTGTGGCCACCGCCGCCGAGGAGGTATCCGCCAACCTCGGCACCGTGGGCGCCGCCGTGGAGCAGATGTCCGCCAACATGAAGACCATCTCCGGCAACGCCGACCGCATGACCGCAGCGGTCAGGACCGTGGCCACGGCCATCGAGGAGATGAGCTCCAGCCTGGTGGAGGTCTCCAAGAACTCCGGCCAGGCCGCCGTTGTGGCGGGCAAGGCCGCGGGCTCGGCCAACAGCACCGCCGAGATCGTGGACAAGCTCGGCCAGAGCGCCCAGGAGATCGGCAAGGTGGTGGACATGATCAAGGGCATCGCCGCCCAGACCAACCTCCTGGCTCTGAACGCCACCATCGAGGCTGCCAGTGCCGGGGAGGCGGGCAAGGGCTTCGCGGTGGTCGCCAATGAGGTGAAGGAGCTGGCCAAGCAGACCGCCTCCGCCACCGAGGATATCCGTGCCCAGGTGGAGGAGATGCAGGGCAGCACCCGGGACGCGGTGCGGGCCATTGATGAGATCGTGAAGATCATCAACGAGATCAACATGATCTCTGGCAACATCGCCGCCAGCGTCGAAGAGCAGACTGCCACCACCAATGAGATCTCCAGGAACGTGGGGGAGACGGCCCGGAACGCCGCCGAGGTCGGCCTCAACGTCCAGCAGGCCGCCACAGGGGCCAACGAGGTGGCCCGCAACGTCCACGAAGCTGTCAAGGGCGTTGGGGACATCACCCGGAACGTGAATCAGCTGGCCCAGGGAGCCAATGATGTGGCCCGCAATGCCGCCGAAGCCGCCCATGGCATGAACGATGTCGCCCGCAATGTCGTCTCCGTGAGCACCGCCGCCAAGGAGACCACCCGGGGCGCCACGGACACCACCGGGGCCGCCCAGGAACTGGCCCGCTTGGCAGAGAAGCTCCAGCTTGCCGTCTCCCGCTTCAGGGTCTGA